ATCAGAGCCGAACATTGGAACGGACCAATGTCCTGGACacagttttttttctaaaaatgttggGAGGGAAAAATCAGCCTAAAACTCCTGTAGTCAAGTCTGGCTTAAGACTGTAAATTGGAGGTAAACAAACATCACATACCTGATGAATAACGTGAATTTCTGGACATTTATAACAAACAGCCAAGCAAacaaaatgatgttataatagATAAATGAAATCTACTGTTGCATGATTCCCCGTTATTTCCATTATTTCACAATTTCTAGTATTTGTACAGGCGGTCAGGACTTGAAGGTCTGGACTCTTTCGCAGCTTTTATTGGCCAAGGACCaaccaagaggacgtttgactgacatgtaacgcatccaatcaaagtttgttttgttccatgTCATgattaggggcgtgaaaatttaaagtcgatgtccctacaataacagatcAGTGtccatctaataaattattaatttaagaaCATTGTGCAAGTTTAGTGCAACAGTGGAGCCACAAACTTCATATACCtttgaaaatccagtgtttagttgatcctggtaagagctcattgtcacagttgtaaacacgacggcgttcttcttccataagggggtttggcatcatggcatttgtttccaggcagacCGTTAAAGAACGTGACGCACGTCTCCAGGATAttctgtagaattcaaccaatcagaggACGACTTCGAAAATcatgaagtgtttccagttaagtgtgccatatgcatcagatgttcaGTGACGTCTACGTTGAGGCTGAGACTacgtcaagtcacctttatttatatggcgctttttacaatacagattgtttcgaagcagctttacagtgatagcaggaaaataatgcaacaaagattgttttggctgtacagcagctctagaggaaactcattgtccagcttaagttcagtgttgattcattttCATTGTAAAGAACATGAGTTATTAAatttaggggccgtttacactaCACCATTTTCaatcaaaaacagaaaactttttatgctggccgttcatttacactacAACGGTGGTTTGGTGCTCTGTTGTAGATAACTTCTTTTTACTCaatttatgtcattttaaaggtatttttaaaaatgttttataagtggaaataatttgtattaaagGTGTTTTAACTTCTCAAATCTATCTGACTAATGGAAATCAAGGTTGTAGGGGTTACAGAGATTGACGGCACCTGCCAGATCCTAAGCAGCAGTGACAACAGTTCAATTGCAGCTGTACACCAGTACTATGGAAGACATCAAGGAGCTGCCAATGAAAGTTGTCCTGCTGCATATCAACAATAGAGTGGTTGGCTTTAAAACTGAACAATAATTGAACAGTTTTGAATAATGAAGATTTAAATGGTTATAGTTGGATAGGCTCCAGCAGTCCGTGTAACGCTTTGCAGTTCTGTGTTCAATTCGCACCATCAAAATGAACCAAATGAAAAGTTGGCTATAAACTTTCATTTTCAATTTCTTTGGAACAATTTTGGGGTTGCCAATGATGCCAGATAATGAAACGCTATAGACAATAATGCTATCTATACACAACAATAATGCAGACTATACCTAGGGAAGTGTTAACTGACCCAAACtgcactgtgaaaaaaaaatcacaacagTCTATTTGAGTCTAGTATGACCTGGCTAGATGACCATTCTTTAACACACAAGCTCATTTAGCTAATGGATTGGACCGTTATTCATCTGAACAGCACAGTATGACATtattacacacaaaaaaggGGACAGAGCAATGAGAGATAcaatcccaggtgaaaaaaatactatagtaagttgtagtatactgtatatattataatatttacagcactttgttaatgaatgctacagcatactgtagtattaactataatgaactgataaaatgtaataaatactgtagtatacattgtagtataatataccctatagttgtagaaaacttagtacagtattggaaattaatttgttattatattaccacagcaactattgaattaccacaacaaatgaatcaagtactttactatagtatgattcaaaaacactatggtatttactataaaattaCTATTGTGAAAGTTTTCACAAATCAGGCTCAATCTAAAACtagtgattttgtttttcatcgGTCTGcgtgtttattataaatagaCGTTAAACGTGAAAAACCTATTTTTCACATTCCTGACTAGCGGACTTACCAAGACGTTTACGGACAAGATGACACTAGTTTTAGTCATCTAActtagagcaaaaaaaaaaaaaaacccaccgATTTCGGACCGGATCACCTGAATTCACAAATCGTGAATGACATGCGATATTATTTGCATGTCTACGACAGAGCACTGCGGATTTATAGCAAAACAATTTCTGAATATCTAACCACAAACTGTCTTTACTGCGGTGCCAAACGGCTAAACAAACAGCAGACAACAATGACGCAAGAAAACCGTCACTCCTGCCACATTTAAATGGtccaatcagaatgatctgaATGCAGTGtaaaacaaaaatctaacaAATCTGCCTAGCAACTGTTGATCAGATGTGAAAAGAAAATTATGATTGGTCGGTAAAAGAAAAGTTTCAGGCTCCATCCAGATGTGTTCAGGTTGGCTGACAGCGGGATCTCAGGGAAGGAGGAGGAGTGGGCGCAGGAGAGAGGAACAGCGGAGGTCAGGAGGACGGAAGAGTTTTCGGCGGCATTTTTGAAAGACTGCAAGTATAACTTTTATAACCTAGAGAGATTCAAATAAAACGGAGAACAAATTGGCACTGATAGAAAAGAAATTGAATTTAAATCGATACTAGTGTTAGAAAACAAAGAAGGGACATGAAAGACATAAGACATAAAACTGTCGGAAGCTATAGAGAAGAGTTTTGGTGCAGTAAAAAACGCTAAATGTCTGCGAGGAGGTAAAGTAATAGTGATAGCTAACAGTCAAAAACAGCTAGACCAAATCATGAAATGTAAAACACTAAATGGAGGAAAAATAACGACGAAAGAGTCATCTCAGGGGTTTCAACATCAGTCACACAtgaagaaatgaaagaaaacttCAAAGGAGGAATCGTAAGATGTCAAACGGCTAATAGAGACAAAAAACAGGACAGTTTCAGtgtaatgaaaaaacaaaacaaactatgcagtaaaagaaaacaacatCAAAGAACCAACAAAATGTTCACATAAATGTGTAGTGTCATAGCTGACAGCTGCGTTATTCCCATAATGCACcttagtaaaatatatttatttatttattgataattTTAGCTAgagttttttatattattttatcagtattttatttctctttattcactaaataaaaacaaacaattgcattttattttttgtcaaataagatGCTGCACGACAGATCTGTTTGATattaaaacatggatgaaaaatATCTTGGTTGTATGATATTCCTTACAAACAATCAGCAGTACGTTTAACTATATcataatatatttctgttaaCATTTCTTCGAAGTTAaagcaaacttttattttggccatGAAGTTTTTTCCAAATGAAACAGTGAAAATGTCAGAAGTGCCTCAGAGCAGTTGGAGATGCTGTGAGAAGGCCTTAATCTCTGCTGTTGGTGAAACTCACATAATAGTTTGTGGTGACATTAAACGTTCCTCCATACCATCTCTCCTCCGTCCTTGGGTTGACAGGTATCCATTTCAAGGATACTACACATTAGTAAAATGatcaattttcttttcttttgtctaCAGATAAACTTTGCGGCCACGGTACATTATAAAAGTAGCCCAAAATACTGCAACCCTTGGCTCTGTCATTTTTCCCTCGACTGCATTTTCAAAATAGCCCAATTGTGTAGGAAAACCGCGACCCTGGCAACAATGGCTAACGGACAAGTATTGAAgaagtaaataaatgatgaaatttaaaaaaaaaaaaactgaaaacatacAATAAGCATGGTTACAAccaaaatatgattttataatTAAAGGATGTAATGTTCTTAAAAAAAGATAGGAAACATGGTAGAGGAGGTGGTgtgattacatttattaaacagacTTTAATATAGAAAACAAAGTATGccaaataaaatttaatgtatAGCTGTGGAAATATCCGCTCAAGTCATGACGTAAGGAAtgccgtttctgggtccaagcctcgactcgtttcacttgagaatgccatcgacggccgtttatgagcgctatttattcataaataaatttttaaaacatcaaacatttaaaaaagttaaacacttaaaattcttacagtctacacaacagtctctgTTTTCACAGCGTCAcatacagtaatattttaacgatttataaaagatgaatcactgtctggccatctggaattttggtatggagataaacgTTACGAACCTTTTTtgtagtattacaccacattgtgtgtgtatattagcaccgtttgttgtttttcttgtggtatgagagagtgtttggacccggaagcgctgaCGCGTGAcatcagacttaacaaccgaatGTGGGGAAGAAGAAAGTCTAACAATTTGCAATATATATAATCCATGTAAGCCTATATCAATGAGTATTTTGGaggaaattaataaatttaacagACCAGAAATATGGTGTGGAGATTATAACGTGCACAACACATTATGGGGTAGTGAAAACACTGACACAAATGGTAAAGTAGATCgtacattaatatgtttaaatgatgGCACAAGGCACAAGAATAGACATGTAGATGTCAAACTTAGATCTGACTCAAGTGTCTGCCTCACTGGTGAATAGATGGGAATGGAATATAGTAGAGAACCCTATGGGAAGTGATCATTATCCAGTATATTGCACAATAGATGTTAGAATGAGGCAATACAAGCAAATAAATGGTGAAAAATGGTGTTTTGATAAAGCAAACTGGgagttatttaaattattattttatacaaataataatattaacaacaaAAGCTTGGATATAGATAAACATGCTGAGAGTCTAATGCTGCAAAAAATAGTATCCAAAGGAGCACAGGCAGAGACaggcagagagaaagaaatagcAGATCAGTTAGCAAAAAAGGCAACCAAAGTCCCATTAGGAAGAGGAGAAATGAAATCAattattaaatcaaatattcaaaaaGAGTGGCACATAGCTGATACAGgaaaaatttattataaaatcaaAGAAACATACAATTTTGAAAGATGTAGGAAAGATGAGGTGATTTTAACTGATCACAATTTAGACACACAGGAATAAATGCAAAACTATACAAAATAGATAAACATATTATAAGTAAATGTGCCTTTTTGTGGGGTAATAGAAAGCGTTGAACATGTAATATTAAAACGTCAGAAATAATATAGAGAGAATTAAAATACAAAGGTaatacaaaggaaaaaaataaattggatATTAGGAAAAGGATTAAAAGAAGGTACTAAAGAATAGTATGGAATATATATAGTAGAAACAGAATTAAACAAATTTAgggaatttaaataaataaaggaatatGGGAACACAcaagctgtttgtttgttttttggcatgGGAGCTGAACACACGCAGCAGCCAGAAATACAGATTGGGTGaacctgaaataaaacaaacaataaaataaaatatgaatagagACGGGACTATCATCCAtgtatgaataaaaacagtaggtggcagtatgTGCCTATGGTGCAGAATATGGCAAAATTCCAAAGAGGAAGAATGAGAGCAGAAAGACATGCAAGACGGAGATTGAGAGCAGCGAAAGAATTAAGCTGTattaactgaaaaaagaaattaagaagtTGAAAATAAGCATATACATATCAGTAGGATGATAAAGATTTGTGTCATGCACCAAGTGGTGAAACGAACTTGAGTTTGATTCAGTTGAACCAAACAAGacaggtgtgaaaacacccttaaaGCTCCCATTGGTTCCAGACCTTCAGCATCAGACAATAGTTTGTGTTCATTAATAAAATTCAAaggtaattatttaatattttcaaagtAATTATAGCTGAGATGTTTAACACAAATAATCAGGTCTTTTTCTACTTGTCCTGCAGATGTGAATGAGTGAAGGATGATGGCGTCTGTTTCAGATCACCTTCTGGATGCTCTGGATGATCTCGACACAGATGAACTGAAGAGGTTTAAATGGCGCTTAAAAAATCATAAGGGCTTTTCAAGGACTGCTCTTCAGAAAGCAGACGCCCCTGACACAGTGGATCTGATGATGAAGTGTTTTGGACCAGAAGAAGCTGTGAAGATCATGGTGGACATCCTGAGGAAGATGAACCAGAACCATGTGGCTGAACAGTTAGAGAACAAACACAAGCAAGGTAATGGTTTAAAGCAGTGGTTCAGcagggggtaaaaaaaaaaaacagaaaatagccGTTCCAATTAAGAttgtttttaaactgttttcacTGTCTATACAAAGAAACCCCAAATTTGGGTTTATTTGGGACCTTCAAGAATCCATACTTTTCCCCCTAATATCGTGTAGAATATCACATTAGAAATGTCTTAGGAATGGATGCAGGGATGATTTTCTCTTGGCATGATAATCACACTCttcatatctgttgatttccaCAGTCACTTTCCCCAACATTGTTTCCAGGACCAGGAACGACTTCctacaatgtaagtcactaagaaaacaagcagaaaaactcactgagtgtgttcatgttcttcctgtagaaggagaaagaaaacatgacagaagagTTTTATAGTTGATCATGTAAATTATGATTTGCACAGGATATCTGGTAAACTGTACTGAGACACTGCTGATATATTGaacatgaagagttcagatacattaaaagatcagattcataattcctgattgtgatgtgttttatctccatcagattcccatcagctcactctggatctgaacacagtgaataaacgcctctgtctgtctgagaggaacagagtGATTACTAACACCAACACAGTCCAGcagtatcctgatcatccagacagatttgatcaTTGGGAgcaggtgttgtgtagagaaAGTGCatgtggacgctgttactgggagattgagtggagtggACGTGtgtctatatcagtgtcatatatgAGCATAAGCAGGAAGGGATGGGacaatgagtgtgtgtttggacgtaatgatcagtcctggagtttgaTCTGCTCTTCCTCCATTTTCTCATTCAGACACAATGACATAGAGACTGAACTCCCTGTAGTGTCCAGCCGcagaataggagtgtatgtgaatcacagtgcaggaactctgtccttctacagcgtctctggagacacaatgagcctcatccacacagtccagaccacattcactcaaccgctctatcctgggtttaCGGTTTATAAAGGATtagtgaaactgtgttgatgtATCAGAATAAGATTATAGAGTCTCTTATTttctcttcattacattaatactacAGCTGAACTACTGTCAGTGGaataacatttcagaattaaTGTGTGTCATAAATCTTCATATA
The Ctenopharyngodon idella isolate HZGC_01 chromosome 4, HZGC01, whole genome shotgun sequence genome window above contains:
- the LOC127511236 gene encoding tripartite motif-containing protein 16-like isoform X3 is translated as MMASVSDHLLDALDDLDTDELKRFKWRLKNHKGFSRTALQKADAPDTVDLMMKCFGPEEAVKIMVDILRKMNQNHVAEQLENKHKQVTFPNIVSRTRNDFLQYSHQLTLDLNTVNKRLCLSERNRVITNTNTVQQYPDHPDRFDHWEQVLCRESACGRCYWEIEWSGRVSISVSYMSISRKGWDNECVFGRNDQSWSLICSSSIFSFRHNDIETELPVVSSRRIGVYVNHSAGTLSFYSVSGDTMSLIHTVQTTFTQPLYPGFTVYKGLVKLC
- the LOC127511236 gene encoding tripartite motif-containing protein 16-like isoform X1, encoding MMASVSENLLDALDDLDTDELKRFKWHLKNLKGFSRTALQKADAPDTVDLMMKCFGPEEAVKIMVDILRKMNQNHVAEQLENKHKQAQSEGSIEVPALVGANSKPIEVTFTNIVPRTRNDFLQYSHQLTLDLNTVNKRLCLSERNRVITNTNTVQQYPDHPDRFDHWEQVLCRESACGRCYWEIEWSGRVSISVSYMSISRKGWDNECVFGRNDQSWSLICSSSIFSFRHNDIETELPVVSSRRIGVYVNHSAGTLSFYSVSGDTMSLIHTVQTTFTQPLYPGFTVYKGLVKLC
- the LOC127511236 gene encoding tripartite motif-containing protein 16-like isoform X4 → MMASVSENLLDALDDLDTDELKRFKWHLKNLKGFSRTALQKADAPDTVDLMMKCFGPEEAVKIMVDILRKMNQNHVAEQLENKHKQVTFTNIVPRTRNDFLQYSHQLTLDLNTVNKRLCLSERNRVITNTNTVQQYPDHPDRFDHWEQVLCRESACGRCYWEIEWSGRVSISVSYMSISRKGWDNECVFGRNDQSWSLICSSSIFSFRHNDIETELPVVSSRRIGVYVNHSAGTLSFYSVSGDTMSLIHTVQTTFTQPLYPGFTVYKGLVKLC